In Pyricularia oryzae 70-15 chromosome 2, whole genome shotgun sequence, one genomic interval encodes:
- a CDS encoding MFS transporter encodes MDSSEVGKALSNTHHETHDAQVNKNRPVSRGADTAAQMIGGRQVVVTDEDNKRIRRLTDKRILTILVWIYFLQILDKSVLGYGAIFGMREDCNLTGDQYSLVSSISAIVQLAWQPFSSWLIVKVPHRILMPSLVFGWGVAQTFMALCHNYQGLMATRALLGLFEAGCLPLFSIITSQWYRRAEQPMRVACWYGTNGLSTMFAAAVSYGLGQISGDIHSWQILFIFVGLMTVVSAPVCYWFLDNDIPSARFLDDEDKLKAIERLRANQTGTGSRDFKMSHVWEALLEPKTWLFFGLAMCVNTTAAVTNTFGPIVVAGFGFDKYRASLLNIPFGVVQLLVIFPSSWAAHRYRIKSAFLAIIMLPVLAGSIMLYVLDRSTVAPLLTAYYFLAFVFGGNPLIVSWMISNTGGTTKKSVIMSLYNAGSSAGNIIGPLLFNQVDAPYYHSGLTKVMGITCALVAAIGLQAANLVFLNKMQEKRRVANGKPRKIKDLSMQHDYAQAAETEQEEGEGGVRLGENAFMDLTDRQNDEFVYVY; translated from the exons ATGGACAGCAGCGAGGTTGGCAAGGCGTTGTCCAACACGCATCACGAAACTCATGATGCCCAGGTCAACAAGAACCGCCCCGTCAGCAGAGGGGCCGACACGGCTGCGCAGATGATTGGCGGTCGGCAGGTTGTGGTTACGGATGAAGAT AATAAACGAATCCGCAGATTGACCGACAAGAGGATCCTGACCATCCTCGTGTGGATCTACTTCCTCCAGATCCTGGACAAGAGCGTGCTCGGCTACGGGGCCATCTTTGGCATGCGCGAGGACTGCAACCTGACGGGCGACCAGTACTCGCTGGTGTCGTCCATCTCGGCCATCGTGCAGCTGGCGTGGCAGCCGTTCTCGTCGTGGCTGATCGTCAAGGTGCCGCACCGGATCCTGATGCCGTCGCTCGTGTTTGGCTGGGGCGTGGCGCAGACCTTCATGGCGCTGTGCCACAACTACCAGGGCCTGATGGCCACGCGCGCGCTGCTGGGCCTGTTCGAGGCCGGCTGCCTGCCGCTCTTCTCCATCATCACCAGCCAGTGGTACCGCCGCGCCGAGCAGCCCATGCGCGTGGCCTGCTGGTACGGCACCAACGGGCTCTCGACCATGTTCGCGGCCGCCGTGTCGTACGGCCTGGGCCAGATCAGCGGCGACATCCACAGCTGGCAGATCCTCTTCATCTTTGTCGGGCTCATGACCGTCGTCTCGGCCCCCGTGTGCTACTGGTTCCTCGACAACGACATACCGTCCGCGCGCTtcctcgacgacgaggacaagCTCAAGGCCATCGAGCGCCTGCGCGCCAACCAGACCGGCACCGGCAGCCGCGACTTTAAAATGTCCCACGTCTGGGAGGCGCTGCTGGAGCCCAAGACGTGGCTCTTCTTCGGGCTGGCCATGTGCGTCAACACGACGGCCGCCGTGACCAACACCTTTGGCCCCATTGTGGTCGCGGGCTTCGGCTTCGACAAGTACCGCGCGTCGCTGCTCAACATACCGTTTGGCGTGGTGCAGCTGCTCGTCATCTTTCCGTCGTCGTGGGCCGCGCACCGCTACCGGATCAAGTCGGCGTTCCTGGCCATCATCATGCTGCCCGTGCTGGCGGGGTCCATCATGCTGTACGTCCTGGACCGCAGCACCGTGGCGCCGCTGCTGACGGCCTACTACTTTCTGGCCTTTGTCTTTGGCGGCAACCCGCTCATCGTGTCGTGGATGATATCCAACACGGGCGGCACCACCAAGAAGTCGGTCATCATGTCGCTGTACAACGCCGGCAGCTCCGCCGGCAACATCATCGGCCCGCTGCTGTTCAACCAGGTCGACGCCCCTTATTACCACTCGGGCCTGACAAAGGTCATGGGCATCACCTGCGCCCTCGTGGCCGCCATCGGCCTGCAGGCCGCCAACCTCGTCTTCCTCAACAAGATGCAGGAGAAGAGGAGGGTCGCCAACGGCAAGCCGAGGAAGATCAAGGACCTGTCCATGCAGCACGACTACGCGCAAGCGGCCGAGACGGAGCAGGAGGAGGGCGAGGGTGGCGTCAGGCTCGGCGAGAATGCCTTTATGGACTTGACCGACAGGCAGAACGACGAGTTTGTGTATGtgtactag